The following is a genomic window from Psychrobacter immobilis.
ACTTTTTAATGAGAGCCAAACAGTCTGACGGTTTAGCGTATTACATACCACGAGCGCGGCGTACGTCTTCTGCAGTAATACCATCACGGTCGATTATGTTGCCTTCGCGGTCTACTACGTTGCCATCGCGATCGATATCCAATTCTTCACGTTGGATAGTCTCAACGATAGTTTCAGTATGACGTTCAGTGGTTTTACCGACGTTTACTTCTTCAGATACATAAGTGTCTTTACCAACGCGGGCACGTTCAGCCTCTAGTTCAACTTCAATGGTTTGATTGCCATCAATGTCACCGATGCGGCGATCTGTTGGACGATCTACGTTAGTACGCTGGATATTAGCATGCTCTTCTTCTAGCTCAACATCGACATTGCGCTCTTCGGTCACTATATGCTTACCAACTTTAACCAAACCTGCCACGATACGATCTTTATTGACGGTCAAGCGCTCTTCTAGTAGCTCTAGTGTGTTTGGTGCGTCATAGGCATGGTCTGCAATCTCCATACGCTCTGCAACTGGAACTGTATCCGCGACAAATGCTTGACGATCCTTTTGATACTGGTCTTTATAGCTATACTGATAATCATGGTCATATACTTCCATGGCATCGACTTGAGACTTGGTCAAGCTGTCAAAGAATACGTCATCACCAACGATACGTGCCAAACCTGCTGGTACTAACACTTCTTTTGAACTGAACCAACCGCCTGCATCAACGATCAAATAACGAATGCGACCAGTGGTATCTTCTACTAATGCACCTTCAATTTTACCGATTTTTTCTTCATTGACGCCATAAGCAGTTTTACCTGTTGGGTCATAATAATCATCACCGATTAAATCTTTATGAGTAGCTTGGATATCTTTTAAACGAATTAGTTGGCTCATTGTTGTCTTCCTTTTTTATGAGTTAATCATTATTAATTATTTTAAAAACAATCGTTGTTTTGGAAAAGTTAAATTTCTAGTAAAAATATTTTTATAATAAAATGTGTAGCAAGCCATGTGAGTAGCCTCTACATCGACTTGTAAGAATCTTAACATCATGATTTTCGATGAGATATATGAGCAAGGTAGCAAAGTGTGCGCTTGAAGTAATTGCGTGTAATACGCTGTAAGTGGCATAACATAGCTGGGGTCAAAGATTAACGTGTCTTTACACAGAGCAATATTTCTAGCTTATTTAAGAGTCATAGACACAGAAAAACCGCAAAGCAAATAGCGATGCGGTTCCTGATATGTTGAAAATTTTATAATAAACGATAATGATAGAAGCTAATTTAACATAGCAATCGATTAATTAATCTACTTGAGTATCAAGCAAGTTCAATAGCAACAGCCACGGCTTCACCGCCACCAATACAAAGTGTTGCAACGCCTTTTTTGCCGCCAGTACGCTTGAGAGAGTTGATAAGCGTGATCAAGATACGAGCACCTGAACAGCCTACTGGATGACCGAGTGCACAAGCGCCACCTTCAACGTTTACTTTGGCATGGTCAATTTTTAGCTCGTCCATCGCCGCCATGGTTACCATTGCAAACGCTTCGTTGATTTCCCATAAGTCAACATCAGCGACTGACCAACCAGCACTAGCCAGTACTTTTTCAATTGCACCAATCGGAGCAATGGTAAATTCGCTTGGGTGACGAGAGTTTGATGCGGTTGCAACGATACGCGCTTGATAATCAAGGCCTTCAGCTTTTGCTTGCGATTCTTTCATGACCACAACCGCTGCCGCACCGTCTGAGATTGAGCTGGCGTTTGCTGCCGTGATGGTACCATCTTTGGCGAAGGCTGGACGTAGAGTAGGGATACGCTCAGCATTAGCAAGCGCTGGTTGCTCATCGGTATCGACGGTTTGCTCGCCTTTACGGGTTTTAAAAGTCACTGGCGTGATTTCATCTTTGAAGTGGTCGTCTTTGATAGCAGTGAGCGCACGATTTAGCGATTCTATAGCAAACGCATCCATTTGCTCACGGGTATAGCCTTTTTCATCAGCCATTTCCTGTGCGAACATACCCATCAGTTTGCCAGTTTCAGCATCTTCTAAACCATCTAAGAACATGTGATCTTTGACTTCTTTATGTCCCATACGGTAGCCACCACGTGACCCTGGCATAATGTATGGCGCATTGGTCATTGATTCCATGCCACCAGCGACTGCCACATTGAAACTACCTGCTTTGATGCCGTCATGTGCTTGCATGACTGCTTTTAGCCCTGAACCACAAAGCTTGTTAATAGTGACAGCGCCAGTTGAATCAGATAAACCTGCATTACGCATCGCTTGACGCGCAGGGCCTTGACCCAAGCCTGCGGTCAAGATACAGCCCATAATGACTTCGTCAATACTATCGACCGCCACACCTGAGCGTTCGACAGCGGCTTTAATAGCAGCACCACCAAGTTCCGTTGCGCTCATGTCTTTTAGTGCGCCTTGGAAGCCGCCCATTGGAGTACGTGCGCCGTTTAAAATTACAATTGCATCATTTGACATCGTTATTATTCCTTTTTACGTATTTTAAATGAGTTTGTTTTAATTAAAACCAAACGCGGACTAGATAGCATCTTTTAGGCTCAATAACTGCAGGCTTTATGCTAGCTCATCTAAGCGAATGCGTACTACTTTATCAGTAATGGTCTCTAATTTTTCAATTTTTTCGATGGCTAGATTCATCTGACTTTCGACCACGGGCAACGTCAAAATAATAACCGGAACTTGACCAACTTTGTGCGCAGGTTTTTGTAAAATCGCATCGATATTGATACCAGCATCGCTTAGAATGCGAGTAATATCTGCCAACACACCAGGGCTATCATAAGCATGTACGCGCAGATAATAACCGGTAATCATCTGCTCAGCGCGCAATATGGGCGTGTCTGATAGCTGCTCAGGGATAAATGCTAAATGCGGCACATGGTGACCGTGGTTGTTTTGATTACTGTTGCTTTCATCGTTACTGTCTTTGCTACCTAGAACACGCACCAAATCCATCACATCGGCCATTACCGCAGAAGCGGTTGCGCCAGCACCAGCACCATCACCGCAATATAGCGTCTGTCCAAGCGGATGAGAGTTGACCAGTACGGCGTTTTTTACGCCATTGACGTTGGCGAGTAACGCATCCTGCGGAATGAGCGTTGGGTGCACGCGTAGTTCGATACCAGAAGCCTCATCATTACCTTGACCATCACGGCGTACGGCAAAGCCCAAATGCTTGATACGGTAGCCAAGCTCTTCCGCATAGTTGACGTCTTGTAAGGTGATACCAGTGATGCCTTCACAGTAGACCTTGTCAAATTGCAGCGGAATACCAAAGGCGATAGAGGCGAGTAATGCCAGTTTATGAGCCGCATCAATACCTTCGACATCAAAAGTCGGGTCTGCTTCTGCATAACCCAATTCTTGTGCTTCGCTCAACACGTCTGCAAACGGGCGACCTTTGTCACGCATTTCGGTCATGATAAAGTTGCCAGTACCGTTGATGATACCTGCTAGCCAATCGATTTTATTGGCAGCGAGCGCTTCACGCATGACTTTGATAATGGGGATACCGCCTGCGACTGCTGCTTCATAAGCGACATGGACGTTATGCTCTTCAGCAAAGGCAAAGATTTCGTTGCCATGTTCTGCCAATAGCGCCTTATTTGCAGTCACCACATGCTTACCGTTTTTAATGGCGTGCATAATTACGTCTTTGGCAAGGGTCGTACCGCCAATCACCTCGACGACGATATCGACATTGTCGCTTGCAGCAGTTGCCATCAAGTCACTGTTTTGCATAATATTGGGATTAATATCATCACGATGACGGCGCGTACCAACTTCGGTAATGATAATGTCGCGTCCGCTACGGCGTTTTAGCTCATTTAAGTTGTCATTGATTAGATTGATCACGCCCGTTCCGACGGTGCCCAGACCAAGTATCGCTAGTTTGATGGAATTACTCACAGTATCCTCAAGAGGTTAAATATAATGAACCAATGATAACGCTGTCACAGAGTCAAATGCACATGCGCTACTAGCTGTAGTATTTGCGTGCATTTTGACAGTCGCAGCTTTATCGATTTCTCATTACAGTTGAATAAAAAATACTCAAATAAAAAGTATGCTGCTGATTTTTCATAGCGCTTTATCGTATCATACCGACAAGCAGTTGTGACGTCTACACAATGTCGCCATCGTCATAGGTATCACAAATACCTGAAACAATAACAGATTTTAGCTAGCACCGACAGCTTGAGCCAACTCCGCCGCAGGTAGATAGCCACCTACTTGCTGACCAGATTCTGTAAAGATAGCGGGAGTACCACGCACACCAAGTTTTGCACCCAGTGCCATGTGTTCTTGTACAGGGCTGGCACAGCTAGGCGCTTGTACATCAGCGCCCATTTTTCCTTGATTCATGGCCGCCTTACGATCTTGACTACACCAAATGGCTTCCATTTTTGGCACTGATTCCTGACTGCGCGGCCATGCCAAATAACGTACTTCGATACCACGTGCATTGATATCATCCATCTCTTCATGCAATTTACGACAATAACCACAGTCTGCATCGGTAAAGGCATAGACCACTGACTTCGTTTCGCCTATTGCTGGATAAATCACCATGTCTTTTTTATCGACGGCTTTTAGGGCTTCTTGTGCGGTACTAGCAACCAATGCCGCACTGATATCGACAGGCAGAGCCTCGCCAACAGCAATAATCTGACCTTGGATAATGTGTTTGCCAGACTTATCAGTAAAGAAAGAAGGCAGTCCTTCCGCTGTAACCCAATAAATACCATCCATATCTGTTGGTACGGCTGAAATGATATTTTCTTCAATACCAGACGTATTTAAATTCGCCTGCAACGCCTTTACCACGGCAGCATCGCTATCAGCAGATACGTTACTTGTACTGGTTTTAGCATCGGTATTATTGACGATACTGGTGTTGCTGGTCGCATCTGCTGCATTGTTTGAGCAGCCCGCAGCAACCACAACAAGCAGTGCACTCATCATAAAGCGAGATAAATTATTTCGAGAAAAGCGGTTATGAGCAAAGATGTTTTTTGCAATCGGGGATGACATATATAGGTGTCCTGTAGGCATCGTGCCTAATCGTGAGGTCGTTTTAAGAAAAATGATAATAAATTTCTATATAAAGCAATACGTATCGATATTGTCTTAAAGGTTTAAAATTAAAAGGTTTTTTTACAATTTAATAATTATAAAAGGTAAGTAATCATGTCGCCTATATTAACATATTTATGGCAAATAACAGCCACAGGCTATGAGGTGGTATAGGGAGGTGAGGGCGGTGATAATAGTAGTAGAAATAAACGTCAATTCAAAAAAATAAGATACATTTGTACTATTTAATATCAACGCTTGCCCTTGTAGTCTACGGCTAATAACAGTGTTTTTATAAAAATTCATATAAAACTATTGGTATCAGTTATTTTTAACCCTTTATTTCAATAAATTTTTGCTAAGGAGCACACATGGCAGGTGCCAGTTTATTAACCCTACTTGATGATATCAGTGTGATATTGGATGATGTTTCCGTCATGACCAAAGTCGCTGCTAAAAAAACCGCCGGTGTATTGGGCGATGATTTGGCGCTCAACGCAGAACAGGTCACGGGTGTCAAAGCCAATCGTGAGCTACCAGTGGTCTGGGCGGTCGCCAAAGGCTCATTTATTAATAAGCTTATTCTAGTACCAGCGGCACTCTTGATTAGTGCTGTTTATCCACCGCTGGTCACTTTTTTACTAATGTGTGGTGGTTTGTTTTTGGTTTACGAAGGCGCTGAAAAAGTCATTCATCGATTTTGGCCACATGCTTTGCCGCATGATGAGGAGCAAAATGCTCGTCGGCAAGCCAATGCTGATGAGACTATAGATTTGGTCGCTTTTGAAAAGGAAAAGATCAAAGGTGCAGTACGTACGGATTTTATTCTGTCAGCTGAGATTATCGTGATTGCCTTGGGATCAACGGCAAGCGCCACTTTATTAGAACGAAGCTTGGTGCTGTCTATTTTAGCCATCGGTATTACGATTGGTATTTATGGCTTGGTTGCTGGTATCGTGAAGATAGACGATGCAGGTCTGCATTTAATGGAACAAGAAGGGGCGTTCAAGCAAAAATTGGGCAAGTTAATGTTTGCAGCGGCACCCAAACTGATGAAGTTTCTATCTATCGCTGGCACGTTGGCGATGTTTTTAGTAGGCGGTGGTATCTTGGTACACGGTATCGGCTTTTTACATCATGGAGTAGAGGATATCGCTGATTTAACGGGTATCTTTGAAAGCTTAACGACAACGATATTAAATGGCGTCATTGGTTTTATCATTGGCGCTGCGGTTGTGGCTATCTTCACAGTTATTAGTAAAATTCGTGGAAAGGACGACACAGCGTCATCTGCACACTAAGTCAGTTACCTGTGCTTTAGCTTTATATTGATTGTGACTTTATTTCGTAAAAAAGCCCCAAAGTTGCTGACAACTTTGGGGCTTTTGCGTTGGGAGTTATACGATTAGCTTTCGCTATCTGAGTCATCAGCCTCTAGCTTTTCAGCTTGCGTGGGCTTTTTATGCTCCGTTTTAGGCTTACGGCTACGTGCCTTTGGTACTTTTGGTGTGGTCAAATTAAACATACCAGTCTGTGGCAGCAGTTGTTCAGCCACATTCTCAATCATGTTTTTATAACTGGCAATCGTGGTTTTTGACTTAGCAGCCTGACTGTCGTCTTTGCCCGCTTCTTTGGTATTGATAGGTTGCTCTACCTTAGGCTCATCTGCTGGCTTAATTTTTTCAACGTCAGCTTCTTGAGTATTAGCCTCTTCAATGTCAGCAGCTTCGCTATCGTCATGTGCCCCGTCAATCTTTTCAGCTGCTACGTGCTCAGCTATAACAGTGCCTTCATTCGACGGCTCGTTAGTTGCTTCTACTAGCGCCTGATCCACTTCTAACAACTGCTCGCTATGAGCACTGATATTATCAGCCTGAGCTTGATTTGCTAAAGCATTTGCCTCAATATCATGAGCATCCGCATTGTTATCATCATGTTCAATAACCGCTTGCTCAGTATAAGCCACTTGTTCGGTCGGTAGACTCAACACTGCGGGCTCCTGATAACTAGGATGTTGACCACGTGGATCGTTGCCAGCACGCTTACCAATGGCGCGTGGTTCGACGTCTGTTTTACCTTGCGTTGCCGCAAACTGACTGACCGCTTGTGTCATCGTTTCAAAGCGCGTCAGGTAATCTGCCGCCAATGGCTGATAGCCATAGTTGCTAAAGTCGAAATTGCTGTCCTCAACGTTAGTATCAGCAGTCGGTGTGACGCTCGTTCCAATGTTGGCTGATTTGTTAGCTGATTTTGCTTGCTGCGTATGTGCATCGATAGCAGCAATAAAGCAACTAATGACACCGTCATTTTTCAAACGACTTTCTGCATCTGTTAATGCTTTACGAACAAAATCACCAACGGTGCCACGAATAGTCGATGGGCTTACCACTACAGGCTCAGCTACTGATGGTTGTTGAGTTACTTGCGCTTGCTGACTACGAACCACACGTGGATCATTACTAGCCTGACCAAACTTCTCAGCAGTCACGTAGCGCTTGGCAAATAATGCTTCGTGCGTTAGTGCCAGTGCTGAGTTGTTCTTATCATTTGCGCTATGACCACTTGCGCTATGACTGTCATTGGTATTGCTAACATCGGCGTCACTGTCGGTAGCGTCAACAGTGTCACTATTCGCTTTTTCTGTCGATTCTGATTCGGGCTGTTTTGGCGTTATTGCTACGCTGTCCACGTTAGTATCCACAGATTTTGAATGGTCAGTTTGGTCTTTGGTAACGCTGTTAGATGTTGGTTGCTCATCTACAGCAGGTTTTTTGTCAGTAGTGTTACTGTCTGTTTTCGGGGCATTATTTTGTCCCTTGTCCTCAGTGGTGCTAACGTTAACATCATCAACATTAACATCATGTGTTGCTACAGTGCCTTCGTCGTTACCCTTCACAGCAGCTGTTTCAGGAGCAATTTTTTTGTCATTGCTCTGCTGATTATCACTTTGCTGTGTATTAGCTTCTTTTTTACTGCTTTCTTTATTAACATCATTCGCTGATTTTTGCTTTTCAGTAGATTGAGGTTTTGTCTGTGTAGACTTACTGTCATCTAGAGACAAGTGTACGACTTCTGGCGATTTCAGCTCAACAGGTGCTTCATTGACCTGTAGCACGACTTCATTAGGATCTTGATTTCGACGCGTGTTAGAGTGATTTTTTCGGCCGTTTGCACCTGTCGTCGCTTGCTGATTGGGTTGCTTAATATTTTCAGCTGTTAGTGTCTCGCCGCGCTCTAACTTGCCACGTGAACCGCGTTGACTATGCGATTTACGCTTCGCACGAGTTTGCTCATCTGCCGTATTACTGTCTTTATCAGCATCATCATTGCGCTCGTTTGCATGGTGGCTACTGTCTTGACGATTACTGTTTTGCTGGTTATTGTCTTGACGATTGTTGCGGTTACGCTCATTCGTGCGTCTGGTCTCCTGCTGACGTTTGTTTCGATTGTCAGCCTGCTTGTCATCAGCGTTATTTGCCGCATTATTTGAGGTGTTGTTCTCGGTATCGCCGCTTACTTCATTGCTCGACTCTTCTGCCTGATCTTTTCTTTGACGAGGTTTAGATGATCTAGATTTACGTGGCTTACGTCTTCTTCTATCTTCATTACTGCTATCATCATCGGTGTCGCTGTCTGAGCTACGACGCGCTTGTTGACGATTGGCGTTGTTGTCGGACGGTTGTTCGTCATTTTTCTGACTGTTCTGCTGATTTGCTGGTACATTGTTCGATGCACCCGTTGATGAATTACTCAGGGCACTGCTATCCACTTGTCCAAATGAGCCTAAGCTTTGTGCGCCATTATTTACTAGTGCTTCAATGGCTTCCGCTGCATCACGACTACTGACGCTAGGCGTCGTTGAGGCTTGTGGTGCTTGCGCAAATAGGTTTGATAACCACGCCACTGCTTGTGGCTGAGCTGCTGTCTCAACATGTGCAGGAGCTGTAGTTGCTGCTACTGGAGCAACAGGGGCAGGGGCTGCCACACTCTGGTTGTTGTTTG
Proteins encoded in this region:
- a CDS encoding DUF2382 domain-containing protein, with protein sequence MSQLIRLKDIQATHKDLIGDDYYDPTGKTAYGVNEEKIGKIEGALVEDTTGRIRYLIVDAGGWFSSKEVLVPAGLARIVGDDVFFDSLTKSQVDAMEVYDHDYQYSYKDQYQKDRQAFVADTVPVAERMEIADHAYDAPNTLELLEERLTVNKDRIVAGLVKVGKHIVTEERNVDVELEEEHANIQRTNVDRPTDRRIGDIDGNQTIEVELEAERARVGKDTYVSEEVNVGKTTERHTETIVETIQREELDIDRDGNVVDREGNIIDRDGITAEDVRRARGM
- a CDS encoding thiolase family protein produces the protein MSNDAIVILNGARTPMGGFQGALKDMSATELGGAAIKAAVERSGVAVDSIDEVIMGCILTAGLGQGPARQAMRNAGLSDSTGAVTINKLCGSGLKAVMQAHDGIKAGSFNVAVAGGMESMTNAPYIMPGSRGGYRMGHKEVKDHMFLDGLEDAETGKLMGMFAQEMADEKGYTREQMDAFAIESLNRALTAIKDDHFKDEITPVTFKTRKGEQTVDTDEQPALANAERIPTLRPAFAKDGTITAANASSISDGAAAVVVMKESQAKAEGLDYQARIVATASNSRHPSEFTIAPIGAIEKVLASAGWSVADVDLWEINEAFAMVTMAAMDELKIDHAKVNVEGGACALGHPVGCSGARILITLINSLKRTGGKKGVATLCIGGGEAVAVAIELA
- a CDS encoding homoserine dehydrogenase produces the protein MSNSIKLAILGLGTVGTGVINLINDNLNELKRRSGRDIIITEVGTRRHRDDINPNIMQNSDLMATAASDNVDIVVEVIGGTTLAKDVIMHAIKNGKHVVTANKALLAEHGNEIFAFAEEHNVHVAYEAAVAGGIPIIKVMREALAANKIDWLAGIINGTGNFIMTEMRDKGRPFADVLSEAQELGYAEADPTFDVEGIDAAHKLALLASIAFGIPLQFDKVYCEGITGITLQDVNYAEELGYRIKHLGFAVRRDGQGNDEASGIELRVHPTLIPQDALLANVNGVKNAVLVNSHPLGQTLYCGDGAGAGATASAVMADVMDLVRVLGSKDSNDESNSNQNNHGHHVPHLAFIPEQLSDTPILRAEQMITGYYLRVHAYDSPGVLADITRILSDAGINIDAILQKPAHKVGQVPVIILTLPVVESQMNLAIEKIEKLETITDKVVRIRLDELA
- a CDS encoding DsbC family protein; the encoded protein is MSSPIAKNIFAHNRFSRNNLSRFMMSALLVVVAAGCSNNAADATSNTSIVNNTDAKTSTSNVSADSDAAVVKALQANLNTSGIEENIISAVPTDMDGIYWVTAEGLPSFFTDKSGKHIIQGQIIAVGEALPVDISAALVASTAQEALKAVDKKDMVIYPAIGETKSVVYAFTDADCGYCRKLHEEMDDINARGIEVRYLAWPRSQESVPKMEAIWCSQDRKAAMNQGKMGADVQAPSCASPVQEHMALGAKLGVRGTPAIFTESGQQVGGYLPAAELAQAVGAS
- a CDS encoding DUF808 domain-containing protein, whose amino-acid sequence is MAGASLLTLLDDISVILDDVSVMTKVAAKKTAGVLGDDLALNAEQVTGVKANRELPVVWAVAKGSFINKLILVPAALLISAVYPPLVTFLLMCGGLFLVYEGAEKVIHRFWPHALPHDEEQNARRQANADETIDLVAFEKEKIKGAVRTDFILSAEIIVIALGSTASATLLERSLVLSILAIGITIGIYGLVAGIVKIDDAGLHLMEQEGAFKQKLGKLMFAAAPKLMKFLSIAGTLAMFLVGGGILVHGIGFLHHGVEDIADLTGIFESLTTTILNGVIGFIIGAAVVAIFTVISKIRGKDDTASSAH
- a CDS encoding Rne/Rng family ribonuclease; amino-acid sequence: MKRILINATQNEEIRVALCKGNHLYDFDLENRTREQKKSNIYKGHVTRVEPSLEAVFVEYGSQRQGFLPIREISAEYLSGNPRDENIKKLIKEGDELIVQVEKEERGNKGAALSTYVSLAGRYLVLMPNNPRGGGISRQISGKLREDMKRMLSNLDLPKGMSVIIRTAGIGKTQEDLQHDLNHLLNIWQAIQEQNQKYPSPRLVHQEAGVVTRAVRDYLRDDIAEIWIDNENAYIEAAGFIDAVMPKQAEKLRKYTDYEPMFSRFNIEKQIETAYQREVRLPSGGSIVIDQTEALVSIDINSAKSTKGSDVAETAYHTNLEAADEIARQLRLRDMGGLIVIDFIDMNDNKHQKEVEKRLIDATKYDRARVQFGDISKFGLMEMSRQRLRPSLEESTGYICPRCHGNGMIRDLRSLSLSIMRQIEQIALKERQGEVQAEVPTDIAAFLLNEKRDALVYLEQDSGTRITILPHAHLESPNFKLHFNRDGFAPSSYERITDTAQEHSDLGYEVDWQTAEKERPEQQPTRQPRQVASNDTASQSNKPTSTAEHSKHSNDHRNNKNTTNVSSARAPQANNNQSVAAPAPVAPVAATTAPAHVETAAQPQAVAWLSNLFAQAPQASTTPSVSSRDAAEAIEALVNNGAQSLGSFGQVDSSALSNSSTGASNNVPANQQNSQKNDEQPSDNNANRQQARRSSDSDTDDDSSNEDRRRRKPRKSRSSKPRQRKDQAEESSNEVSGDTENNTSNNAANNADDKQADNRNKRQQETRRTNERNRNNRQDNNQQNSNRQDSSHHANERNDDADKDSNTADEQTRAKRKSHSQRGSRGKLERGETLTAENIKQPNQQATTGANGRKNHSNTRRNQDPNEVVLQVNEAPVELKSPEVVHLSLDDSKSTQTKPQSTEKQKSANDVNKESSKKEANTQQSDNQQSNDKKIAPETAAVKGNDEGTVATHDVNVDDVNVSTTEDKGQNNAPKTDSNTTDKKPAVDEQPTSNSVTKDQTDHSKSVDTNVDSVAITPKQPESESTEKANSDTVDATDSDADVSNTNDSHSASGHSANDKNNSALALTHEALFAKRYVTAEKFGQASNDPRVVRSQQAQVTQQPSVAEPVVVSPSTIRGTVGDFVRKALTDAESRLKNDGVISCFIAAIDAHTQQAKSANKSANIGTSVTPTADTNVEDSNFDFSNYGYQPLAADYLTRFETMTQAVSQFAATQGKTDVEPRAIGKRAGNDPRGQHPSYQEPAVLSLPTEQVAYTEQAVIEHDDNNADAHDIEANALANQAQADNISAHSEQLLEVDQALVEATNEPSNEGTVIAEHVAAEKIDGAHDDSEAADIEEANTQEADVEKIKPADEPKVEQPINTKEAGKDDSQAAKSKTTIASYKNMIENVAEQLLPQTGMFNLTTPKVPKARSRKPKTEHKKPTQAEKLEADDSDSES